From the genome of Hippocampus zosterae strain Florida chromosome 8, ASM2543408v3, whole genome shotgun sequence:
ATCACGTGATGTTCAACTCATCATTGTCGACTgaaaaagaggattttttttctcaatttctaTCCAGACGGTATGTACTTAGCTCTATATTTTTGATGCTGCTATACTCTATATTTGCAGCAATTCTGCACCAAATCAGCAGTCTTGAATGGCTCCTTTTGTGACAAACGCAATCACACCATTTTAGTGCCTTTACCTTCCAGTGCCTGGTCCATGTGACCCTGAAGACCTCTTAGATGGAGTCATATTTGGTGCAAAGTACCTGGGCTCAACACAGCTCAAGTCGGAGAAGAACCCATCTACCAATGCCCGTATGGCACAGGCTCAGGAGGCGGTGGACCGTATTAAGGTAAACTGTGGGTTCATGCTGTACTGTAAATCTTAACACTTTGGTAGATGACATCAGCTGTGCAGTGACTTCCAACCAGCGTGTCGGGGCACATTACTGTGCTGTGAGAGCTCTAAttgtgtgccgtgggaaattgtcaaatttcacttaagattaagatatcctttatttgtcccccaatggggaaattacaatcagacttcagaaaggaaaacgctgggtagggatagggaaaaaaaaacacgcttgaactatcctcttctgagaataatttaagtccaggataaaaaaaagacccctagcacataaataagcatatgacagttacaacaagtcacaagacataagatgtaataagggggaggatgaaagggaaggggggggggttgatgaccgcgacgcggccgtcctgaccagctgcacgggcaCACGTGCGCTCTGccgatcgaaccacgtcacggggggaaaaagaatcggagcgatgaatacagtgataacaaggatgtttatgcgcgtgtggttgtccagttgtgtatgtgtatgcgtgtacaggtcatagctccttatcatgaagacagtcccggcttatcagtccatggccgagaaggagggggttgatggtgggggccctagattccatgcgtagttccatccaggggaaaggccagatagcattgtttgttacggctgccaacaatttcagacagccttgagtccgtggtctgtatctcttcactggcgccgatcagcccgaatccgaaaactctttccgcagtgCGGATTCTAACTTTTCCATGTTCTTGTCGATCGGgaggagtcgctccaaaaccgcaacaatattgcggttgagctcagtccccgcttgagtctgagtgttggacattcaaaccatccagaatgaccggcagcctcttcacttccaataaagccgctcccctcggttgaattttgcgatagaacagaaagctgccagcGCCAAACAGCAGCATGCCTTTTataaaaaggccaataatgtagatgtcttccacatcctccactgACAGTATTgccacaccggtctccactttctccatggatccagggcgtatccgacagcaaatgtccccggagggcaagctggctccccactgcctgctctttccgttgaaaaaattttgttgattgcatcgagagaccagccaactagttcttcggatgaaaatacagtaggaggctaggaaaaaaaagttagacaaagacagcacaaagagtaagtggcgagcagggagagggcacggggtgggggcaggagctgtgcaaaaaagcgtccgccttcgttgaGAGCCAagcggataaaaaaaaacattggtgagaaaatgatttgttaaatttaaataatgtatctttatccatctatctatgccagcaactTATGATGATGGAAAGAACAAGTAAATGATATTCTATACGATGACACCAATTATGAAACTGGCATATTTATcctttttgtgacaattttgtttggtggtgtgccgtgcgatttttcaaacttaaaatatgtgccttggctcagtaaaggttgggaaacactggtctAGCTATTCATTCTTTCTAATTCTTTCAGGCCCCAGAAGGGGAATCCCAACCAATGACCGAGGTGGATCTGTTCATCTCCACTCAGAGGATCAAAGTTCTCTCAGCTGACACACAGGTGGGAtttcccaaatattttttttttaagcaaacaccctaacccaggggtgcccaaactttttggatcgaagatctacttttcgatcaactaaccacccgggatctacccttaccggcgcgcgcatgcgcacacccacacacacacacgcacacacacacgcgcgcgcacaccatgatgagaaacagcctgaaacggaggcatgcgacacacttttgcagcctgttaactatcgtagctcacacgtaccgtgcttccctgggccctcctagattcctattctttgcttgtgccatcggtgaattgtacacgaagcaaactctggatgagaatcatgacgataaaagatagagcgcaacagctctgatcacaagctgcaattgcaaactgctgagcgctaacaacttccggtgacgtaatcatgcGCCACTGTAAacttaagatttacctgctttattttatttttttgaatattttttttgggggggggtgaaaatgagactgatgggatgattagggtgcagcctacattaacacaaaaaatatattactaacatgtacaaagacacacaaatttgtttttttttctcctcgacaatcctcggatctacttgcgacctgtcttagatctaccggtagattaggatctacctaatgggcacctgCCCTAACCAGTTACCCTCACAAGACTGCAAGTCTTGTAAGTTTTTAAATACTTCAGTATTTTGTAGCTCAACAGATCGATTGACAATCTATTATTCATGTCGTCATGATCTGGCAAAATTGTCCCCGCTCCAAAATCGCTTCTTTTCAACGCTTATTTCTTGAGTTACCCCAACGGCGCATCATGAACGCTGGTTTTATACATTACCTTACCGATCCCTAGGCCTCACACTTAAGGAGGGCGCATCTTACTTATTGTAATCGATTATAGATGTTCAGCCAGTTTGAAGGGAAACcagacttaactcattcactcccaaagacgtttttaaagtcttttcagacttggtctagaattggctggtactgaatgagtttaattGTCcgattttcaagaaaatgttccTTTTGTGCGTCCTGTGTCCACCCAGGAGGCCATGATGGATCACTCTTTGCAGATGATTTCTTACATCGCAGATATTGGCGATATCGTGGTCCTGATGGCACGCAGGAAGCGAATAGGGCAGGAAACGgcctcatcttcatcctcatcttcctccaagCCTCAGAAGTGCTTAATGATCTGCCACGTCTTCTCATCTGTGGATGTGAGTTTGTTCTTTACATGGAAACATTTAGACCTTGTACTGTATTcctgttgttgtatttatctCCACCACAAGCAAGGATGCTTTGAAAGCAGTTTGTATGTTGGTTACATTGCTTGTTACGAGGTTAGGTTATCCTGTTAACACATAAATTAGACAATCTTAGGCCCACCGGACAACGACTGATGCAGAAGAACCCGACTGAAGTGTCATGCAATGGGCTGGTGGTTTTTCTGCAATTCCAAATTGAAATTGCTAGTGAATGGCATTGCagcatcacagaaaaaaaagttactttatTTTTGCGGGTTCTGAGCCTCAGCAAGACTCTGCCGGCCTCCTGCCATGGTGCTGCCAAGTCAGTAATATACAGTACGCtctcctccaaaagtattggaacgcaTTAGCGACGGCATCTGTGGCACATGGAGATGAGTGACTTGAAATAGGCTGTTTTGTTGCTTACTCCACCCTCTTTCAGTTCTTATTTGTTTCTGGGGGATTCTCCTTTCAGTCTCCTGTTGCATGCATGCTCTATTGCAGgggtatcaaactcatttttttcgcgGGCTAGATTTTAGTTGCAGTTTCCCTTGGCGGACTGTTATGACTAAAACTATATAAAGGAGTCAATAATAACGGTTTCTTcacttgtttaagttactgaaaTGAGGGGTTtgttaacaagaaaatgcttacagtatcactcttatGTATTAtaaatgagaattttaaattttggtagagattttagcaagcatcatgaaagttgacatctttgatttgatttcatgggccacataaaatgatgtggcgggccagatctggcaatcaggccttgagtttgacaccgatgCTCTATTGGGCTTGAGTCCGTTGATTGGCTTGGTCAGTAAAATGCCTTGTACTTCATTACAAGACTGGATGATTGAATGTTGTGAGGTTTTCTTCTGTATCTCATGGTGGAGTGCCTGAACCTCACTTATTAgtaacatttgtttgtttggcttgGAACTCGGAAAAACTCGTACATTGCGGCGCTTGTAAGTGAAGATGCGACTGCAGCAACAATCGGAGCTAAGACTGGCATTGCTTTCTTCTGTTCAATGTCAATGTTATCCAAGTCCAGATTTGTACCCAATTTCAAACCTCACGTGGCTTAGAATCTGTCCTGATCAAATTAAAATTTCATGTGGTTTTTATTACGTGGAAACAGTACTGAATGAAATGTGGctataataaaaatgtaatttgagaATGGTAGTCTGAACAAGGCCTTTGCATCTCCATCCAGGCCCAGATCATAGCACAGGCTATCGGCCAGGCATTTGGAGTGGCCTACCAGCAATTCCTTCAAGCCAGTGGCATCAAGGCCAGCGATCTGCAGCCTGGCCAGTACAGCGACTACCTGGAAAGTCAGGAGCTCTATAATGCAGACCTGGCCCACTTCTCTGACACCCAGAACATCAGAGAGGTAAGTACAGTATGAGTTTTTCTGTCAACTAGACCAaactactgctttttttttcctcactcagACTCACCTTGTCTTAGTCCCTTATCTCAAAAGACTTATTTGTTTCAGCATGCTCCTGAAAGTACAGTGGCACTCctaaaatggaatgaaatatGTTTCAGGCTCCAATGTTGGTTGCGTTTGttcaaatatcaaaacaatttctccatattatcattatttgaaatgatcatttccaaaattaaaCCCTTGCCTTCAATTGTTTGCTgcccatttttattcatttaattttagTGTGAAAAATGTTAAGCATgtgttaatattaataataagaaTGGGGGGAGGGGCTTTCGTTTGAATGATAAATGATGACGGTGTAAATCGGAAACAAATGTGAAGGATGTTTGCAACATTTTTGTCGCGCAAGTCTAAATAGAAGTGAACaatcatttttagttttaaaaaattactatCTCAAACTTATTTACCGTAAGTATTAAGACATAAGGACAGAAGTATGGTGGAGTGCACTGCATGGGCAGTGGCGGAGTGAGACTTTTATCTTTGGCGTGGCCGAGGGGTGGTCTCAATACCTTCtttgaatacatttgtaaattaaATAGTCCAATTGCATCCCAAGAAAGCCTGAATTTTCACATAAAACATACCCATTCTTACTTCTAAACTGGCATCACTTGGTCacacatacattaaaaaaatccccccccacaACAAATAGACTGCTATAGATGTTAATATTTCACCTAGTTGGCGCACTGTGGAAGTGTCGACTAAGCTGTTATATGAACTTCTCACTCGTAGAGGGTTCTAACAGACAACTGCAGTGCTGCAAGATGGCAACATGTCATTGAATTATCAGGTGTGGCAGCAGAATTGGTGGTCAATTGCAGGGGCAGACCAGTGCCACCCCCTCTGGCTCCGCTTGTGTCTGTGGGACATTTCAGTTCCTATTCTCCCCTTTTTGAGTCTGCTTCCTCTTCTGGAATAGGTATCACCAAAAAGTCAGTTACAAAAGAGGTGAACGACTTTATAACGTTCCACTGAAGACCCTGCATTAACGGCACAGTCTAATGATATTCACTACAACAGTTTTTCAATCTCTGGCTCAGGTTGCTATCACCAAGGCCCCAGGGGAAATTTTGGGGTTGGCAGTGGTGGAATCAGGCTGGGGCTCTATCGTACCCACAGTGATGGTGGCCAATCTCCTTCACGGAGGTCCTGCTGAGCGCTGTGGCGAGCTCAGTATCGGTGATCGCATCATGTCTGTCAACGGCACCAGCATGGTGGGTCTACCCATCACCACCTGCCAACATATAATTCAGGTAAGAGATACACATGAATAAATGGTATTGTTATGCCATGAATACCGGTACTATTGTTCTCGAAATTATACAAACATTATATATTGAATGAAAAGGGTACGTTATAGTGCTTTTTCCAAACAAAGGTGATGTGCGATGAAATGACAATCGTCCTTGGTCAACAATCCACTTTAATTAATATGTTATTTAATTTGTCATAATTGTTTACAGAACTGATTATAACTTTTTCCATTACACTGACCACTTGGACATTCAAAGTTGTGTTTATCTCAGGACTTGAAAAGCCAGAAGTATGTTAAACTCAGCATTGTCCACTGCCCTCCTGTCACCATGGCGATTATCAGGAGACCAGATCCCAAGTATCAGCTTGGTTTCAGCGTGGAGGATGGCATCGTAAGtcatgttcatgttttattgTATTCTGTCTGCTTGGTTGGGATAAAAATGCGGTCAACTACAAAAATGTAACCTAGATATTGAAAAAATGTTGCTGTCACCCTTTGGAGGTCCCCAAATGAAGGAAATTAGACCACAGTATATTGGCAAATATGCACAAATAGCTTgagtatttatttaaatgagtATGTTTACAAAAGTCAATTATCAACCAATTAAAATGCATCCTTATTTTCCTCAGATCTGTAGTCTAATGCGAGGTGGTATCGCAGAAAGAGGAGGCATCCGAGTTGGACACCGCATCATTGAGATTAACGGACAGAGTGTCGTTGCCACACCGCATGACAAAATCATTCAGATCCTTACAAATGCAGTTGGAGAGGTAAGGGGTCGAGTTGGGATGCaccaaaataaacattcttGGCCGACACAGAAAATGAGGAAATCAATTactgcaaaccaaaaaaaaaaaaacgcctaaaaaacattcatccttttcattcatcttccgagccgcttgatcctcactagggtcgcgggtggtgctggagcctatcccagctgtctacgggcagtaggcggggtacatcctgaatcggttgccagccaatcgcagggcacacagaaacgaacaaccattcgcactcacacctagggacaatttagagtgttcaatcagcctgccacgcatgtttttggaatatgggaggaaaccggagcacccggagaaaacccacggggagaacatgcaaactccacacagggaggccggagctggaatcgaacccggtacctctgcactgtgaagccgacgtgctaaccactggacgaccgggccggccaccctaaaaaataaataaataaaatacaaacaaaaaaatcacaatcctTCACCTgatcattttctgcactttaACTTAAATAGTTAATCTCCGTTTCTGTCGTTCTTTGATTATTTTAGTTTGAATATACATATTTAGTTTAATGCGTTCAATTTGGAGGAGTATTTGACACCGAATTAACTTAAAGGTAGTTACAGAGGATGTCTAAAAAAGGCTGATGTTTTCTTCATTGCATTTGGCCACACTTAGAAAATAAGAATGTGATAAATATTTAGGAGTCACTCCAATATGGGCCCCATTTGAGGTAACAAGTGTTGATCATTTTCTTTACTTTAATTCAGTAGGAATTGAGTCATGgagatacagtcaaacctcggttttcgaacgtctctgttctcgaccaaatcggtttttgaccaaaaatttcgagttttttatgcctcagatgacgaccgaatttcggttctcgaacaaactgagcgcatttGAATGCggcacttgactcctctcgccttccttacacgaggaagtgacgatTCCTCGTGCAGCGTTCTATTGTGAacagacatgttcaataaagtttttttttaaaagagtgtggtttcggttttagAACAAATCGGGTTTTTGAACAACCTtttggaatggattatggtcgaaaaccggggTATGACTGTAGTTGGTTCATGACACGAGTCAGTAACATGATCTCATCTTTAGCAGCACTCTGCGGGAAATTACATAAAATGAGACACCGTCATCATTGTCTCATTTCTTCAAACATTATTCCCACCTCTCGCCACGCTCCTGTCAATCTACTCGTCTCCTCAGTGGGATTTCTGGTGGTAGGAGCTAAAATGTAAACAGAGTCGTGAGGAATGAGTACCTAGGCACTTACAAATAGAGAAATAAGATGAGCCCCTTCACGCAGAACCGTATTTACTTGCGTAATTGTTTTTACATGACGTCGTGTTTTGTGGCCATGTGTCGTCACATTCCATTCACATttgaagtcacatttattttaataacatCGATAGAACTCGGTGGTCAACAGCCCAGGGGAATTTTGGCTTTAATTTACCACTATCAAGGCACCATCTTTGCTCAGTTCAACAGGCCGACCGCGCATTCTTGCATCATCACTACATCCTGGTTAGTTTTAGGCATCCCAAATTTTCGGTGCATCCTTAGGTTCAAGCACTCACAATTAGATGAACTCTTTGGGTTGCAGAGTTAAGTatattgtctgttttttttaaatccacagaTTCACTTGAAGACCATGCCTGCCTCAACATATCGACTTTTAACGGGACAAGAGCAGCCAGTATTTCTTTGAACTACAACTGATCAATGTGATAAGATCCACAGGCATTTGCCACACTAGCACATTTGCAATAACCGCATTGCCACCTTGAACACAACTAACTACAATTGTTTCAATTTTTAGAAAGTATGTTGGAGAAATGCCAAAACACAGAGATGGGTTTATATTGCTTGGTTTAAGATTAGCATGTATGAAACAAGGCCATAAGTAGCTGAGATGATATAATCTACACTGTAGGTACAATGGTTTACAGTTCACCAATTTACATAAATGAATCATATTTTGcctctaatgttttttttttggccttccagtttgtgtgtatttttattttttttgacaagccCGTACTACCTGAATAACATTACTAATCCGGTGACTGTGCACCTACATGAACAACACAGGCCTAATTTAATCTTTATGGATGACAATGCTCCAGGTCATCAAGGTCGCATCATTAGAGAACAGCTGTTGGACACTGGTGGACCTCAAATGGAATGGTCTGCACGTTCTCCAGACCTGAATCCTATTGAAAAACTGTGGGATCAGCTGAGTTGCCATGTAGATGCTTGAAATGCTGCACCCCAGAACCTCAATGACCTGAGGGCTGCCCTTTAAGAGGAGTAGGATGCCATGCCTCATCAGACGATAGTTTGACCTGTGAACAGCATGGGACAACATCGTCAGGCTGTTATTGATGCTCAAGGGCACATGATGAGTTATTGACAATTTGACATATTTTGTTGTGTGTACCCCCCATtgttaacttttgtttcaatgaattgtttgagatgaggaaatcacCAGTGCATTTTTCTACTTAAATGCCCTATGTTCATGATATAATATCACTGTCACCTGATCTTGATACATTTTCCACACATTCCACGTGAAAGCCAAATATCTTGTGAGTAGTGTATATGCTTATTTTAAGACAACTGCCATTTGACATCgaattctgtatttttttaatgaaattgcCGTTTTGGATGTTC
Proteins encoded in this window:
- the si:ch73-40i7.5 gene encoding amyloid-beta A4 precursor protein-binding family A member 3; the encoded protein is MDPNHSSLDVSSPAPSHNHSLTSIDRGPGVVELNSHVGELDSYNMIEPPPLEWKSDSSTEAGSTEDLDDGSFLSPSGCLEKASSDYVHANGTLASPNVKQQELVANSTELKKEKKVEVEVEVEDDVDSIQQTAHDANVQDEEANQIQGDEDHTRIQTLLCQLQMIGEEAHTCPRTSPCLTEYPHSGPCDLEECSLLALPEDSTETTGLLFSESNQRDVLGLLQCTDIRAKPHHSCYPLKGEMDAVVSVSYNQEDAESFWGPHGNNQQQPYREDGLVNLQPDTDILEPVWVKLREEGQEEEVSAEHEQDADDQPSYKDVPGPCDPEDLLDGVIFGAKYLGSTQLKSEKNPSTNARMAQAQEAVDRIKAPEGESQPMTEVDLFISTQRIKVLSADTQEAMMDHSLQMISYIADIGDIVVLMARRKRIGQETASSSSSSSSKPQKCLMICHVFSSVDAQIIAQAIGQAFGVAYQQFLQASGIKASDLQPGQYSDYLESQELYNADLAHFSDTQNIREVAITKAPGEILGLAVVESGWGSIVPTVMVANLLHGGPAERCGELSIGDRIMSVNGTSMVGLPITTCQHIIQDLKSQKYVKLSIVHCPPVTMAIIRRPDPKYQLGFSVEDGIICSLMRGGIAERGGIRVGHRIIEINGQSVVATPHDKIIQILTNAVGEIHLKTMPASTYRLLTGQEQPVFL